One stretch of Gambusia affinis linkage group LG05, SWU_Gaff_1.0, whole genome shotgun sequence DNA includes these proteins:
- the LOC122830761 gene encoding trypsin-like, with protein sequence MRLLYVLLLIGAAVAVPHNDGRIIGGQECEPHSRPYMASLNYGYHFCGGVLISTQWVLSVAHCWYNPYSMQIFLGEHDVRVFEGTEQLMKTDTIIWHPNYDYQTLDYDIMLIKLFHPVEVTEAVAPISLPTGCPMGGLPCSVSGWGNTAKDGEEVNMPTRLQCLDVPIVDDEDCENAYPGMITRRMVCAGYMDGGRDACNGDSGSPLVCVGEVHGLVSWGQGCAQPNYPGVYVKVCEFLYWIEDTLAANP encoded by the exons ATGAGACTGCTCTATGTTCTGCTGCTTATCGGAGCTGCTG tggCAGTTCCCCACAATGATGGAAGGATCATCGGTGGGCAGGAGTGTGAGCCACACTCTCGTCCTTACATGGCGTCCCTTAACTATGGGTACCACTTCTGTGGAGGAGTGCTTATCAGTACTCAGTGGGTGCTCTCTGTTGCACACTGCTGGTACAA TCCATATTCGATGCAGATCTTCCTGGGAGAACATGATGTACGTGTATTTGAGGGAACAGAGCAACTCATGAAGACTGATACCATCATCTGGCACCCAAA CTATGACTACCAGACTCTGGACTATGACATCATGCTGATCAAGCTCTTCCATCCAGTGGAGGTGACTGAGGCAGTTGCACCCATCTCACTACCCACCGGCTGTCCAATGGGAGGCCTCCCCTGCTCCGTGTCTGGATGGGGGAACACTGCTAAAGATGGTGAAGAAG TAAACATGCCCACCCGTCTGCAGTGCTTGGATGTACCCATAGTGGATGATGAGGACTGTGAAAACGCCTATCCAGGCATGATCACGCGCAGGATGGTGTGTGCCGGTTACATGGATGGAGGCAGAGACGCATGCAAT ggtGACTCTGGCAGCCCTCTGGTGTGTGTTGGAGAAGTGCATGGCCTGGTGTCATGGGGTCAAGGCTGCGCTCAGCCCAACTACCCTGGAGTTTATGTTAAAGTATGCGAGTTCCTCTACTGGATTGAAGACACTCTTGCAGCCAATccttaa
- the LOC122831140 gene encoding transmembrane protease serine 9-like — MNVIFFLLLGAAAAAALDDKIVGGYQCEAHSQPWQVSLNIGYHFCGGSLINDQWIISAAHCWQNPYSQIVILGENHIWMHEGTEQFMAVDAIYWHESYDYQTFDYDIMLMKLAHPVAINEFVKPVALPKACPTPGDMCMVSGWGNIYTDQVFNPFYLQCVEVPILSNKECENSYPGMITERMVCAGYLEGGKDACQGDSGGPLVCNGELQGIVSWGQGCAQPNYPGVYTKICALMPWINEILSRYIALEDDKIVGGYECTPYSQPHQVSLNSGYHFCGGSLVNENWIVSAAHCYKSRVEVRLGEHHIGITEGTEQFISSAAVIRHPGYNSYTIDNDIMLIKLSRPATLNQYVQPVSLPSGCAPAGTMCKVSGWGNTMSSTADRNKLQCLDIPILSDRDCDNSYPGMITDAMFCAGYLEGGKDSCQGDSGGPVVCNGQLQGVVSWGYGCAERDHPGVYAKVCLFSDWLQSTIRFVLEAGWSQITAVGFLMGKAQSTFLYKPGLQTKFSHQQDHSATMRSLVFVLLIGAAFALEDDKIVGGYECTPYSQPHQVSLNSGYHFCGGSLVNENWIVSAAHCYKSRVEVRLGEHHIGITEGTEQFISSAAVIRHPGYNSYTIDNDIMLIKLSRPATLNQYVQPVSLPSGCAPAGTMCKVSGWGNTMSSTADRNKLQCLDIPILSDRDCDNSYPGMITDAMFCAGYLEGGKDSCQGDSGGPVVCNGQLQGVVSWGYGCAERDHPGVYAKVCLFSDWLQSTMSSY, encoded by the exons atgaatgtcatttttttcctgctcctgGGAGCTGCAG CTGCGGCCGCCCTGGATGACAAGATAGTGGGAGGCTACCAGTGTGAAGCCCATTCTCAGCCTTGGCAGGTGTCCCTCAATATCGGCTATCACTTCTGCGGAGGCTCTCTCATTAATGACCAGTGGATCATCTCTGCTGCCCATTGCTGGCAAAA CCCTTATTCACAGATTGTCATTTTGGGTGAGAATCACATCTGGATGCATGAAGGTACTGAGCAGTTTATGGCTGTTGATGCCATCTACTGGCACGAGAGTTACGATTACCAGACCTTCGATTATGACATCATGCTGATGAAACTGGCACATCCAGTGGCTATCAATGAGTTTGTGAAGCCTGTTGCTCTGCCCAAAGCCTGTCCCACACCCGGAGACATGTGTATGGTATCTGGATGGGGGAACATCTACACTGATCAAG TGTTCAACCCATTTTACCTCCAGTGTGTGGAAGTGCCCATATTGTCCAACAAGGAATGTGAGAACTCCTACCCCGGCATGATCACTGAGCGTATGGTGTGTGCAGGATATCTGGAGGGAGGCAAGGATGCTTGTCAG GGTGACTCCGGTGGCCCTCTGGTGTGTAATGGAGAGCTGCAGGGAATAGTGTCTTGGGGTCAGGGCTGCGCTCAACCCAACTACCCGGGTGTCTACACCAAAATTTGTGCTCTCATGCCCTGGATCAACGAGATACTTTCCAGATACA tTGCCTTGGAGGACGACAAGATCGTCGGAGGGTATGAGTGCACACCCTACTCTCAGCCTCATCAGGTGTCTCTGAACTCTGGCTACCACTTCTGCGGTGGCTCCCTGGTCAACGAGAACTGGATTGTGTCTGCTGCTCACTGCTACAAGTC CCGTGTTGAAGTGCGTCTGGGAGAGCACCACATCGGCATCACTGAGGGAACTGAGCAGTTCATCAGCTCCGCTGCTGTCATCCGTCACCCCGGTTACAATAGCTACACCATCGACAATGACATCATGCTGATCAAGCTCAGCAGGCCCGCCACCCTCAACCAGTACGTGCAGCCTGTGTCTCTGCCCAGTGGCTGTGCTCCTGCTGGTACCATGTGCAAAGTCTCTGGCTGGGGCAACACCATGAGCTCCA CTGCTGACAGGAACAAGCTGCAGTGTCTGGACATCCCCATCCTGTCTGACAGGGATTGTGATAACTCCTACCCTGGAATGATCACCGACGCCATGTTCTGTGCCGGATACCTGGAGGGAGGCAAGGACTCCTGCCAG GGTGATTCTGGTGGCCCTGTTGTGTGCAACGGTCAGCTGCAGGGAGTTGTTTCCTGGGGCTATGGATGTGCTGAGAGAGACCACCCTGGTGTCTACGCCAAG GTCTGCCTTTTCAGTGATTGGCTGCAGAGCACCAT TAGGTTTGTTCTAGAAGCTGGTTGGTCACAGATAACAGCAGTAGGTTTCCTCATGGGAAAAGCTCAATCCACCTTCCTATATAAACCAGGACTCCAGACAAAGTTCTCTCATCAACAAGATCACTCAGCAACCATGAGGTCTCTGGTGTTTGTTCTGCTCATTGGAGCTGCTT tTGCCTTGGAGGACGACAAGATTGTCGGAGGGTATGAGTGCACACCCTACTCTCAGCCTCATCAGGTGTCTCTGAACTCCGGCTACCACTTCTGCGGTGGCTCCCTGGTCAACGAGAACTGGATTGTGTCTGCTGCTCACTGCTACAAGTC CCGTGTTGAAGTGCGTCTGGGAGAGCACCACATCGGCATCACTGAGGGAACTGAGCAGTTCATCAGCTCCGCTGCTGTCATCCGTCACCCCGGTTACAATAGCTACACCATCGACAATGACATCATGCTGATCAAGCTCAGCAGGCCCGCCACCCTCAACCAGTACGTGCAGCCTGTGTCTCTGCCCAGTGGCTGTGCTCCTGCTGGTACCATGTGCAAAGTCTCTGGCTGGGGCAACACCATGAGCTCCA CTGCTGACAGGAACAAGCTGCAGTGTCTGGACATCCCCATCCTGTCTGACAGGGATTGTGATAACTCCTACCCTGGAATGATCACCGACGCCATGTTCTGTGCCGGATACCTGGAGGGAGGCAAGGACTCCTGCCAG GGTGATTCTGGTGGCCCTGTTGTGTGCAACGGTCAGCTGCAGGGAGTTGTTTCCTGGGGCTATGGATGTGCTGAGAGAGACCACCCTGGTGTCTACGCCaag GTCTGCCTCTTCAGTGATTGGCTGCAGAGCACCATGTCCAGCTATTAA
- the LOC122830760 gene encoding trypsin-1, giving the protein MGKAQSTFLYKPGLQTKFSHQQDHSATMRSLVFVLLIGAAFALEDDKIVGGYECTPYSQPHQVSLNSGYHFCGGSLVNENWIVSAAHCYKSRVEVRLGEHHIGITEGTEQFISSAAVIRHPGYNSYTIDNDIMLIKLSRPATLNQYVQPVSLPSGCAPAGTMCKVSGWGNTMSSTADRNKLQCLDIPILSDRDCDNSYPGMITDAMFCAGYLEGGKDSCQGDSGGPVVCNGQLQGVVSWGYGCAERDHPGVYAKVCLFSDWLQSTMSSY; this is encoded by the exons ATGGGAAAAGCTCAATCCACCTTCCTATATAAACCAGGACTCCAGACAAAGTTCTCTCATCAACAAGATCACTCAGCAACCATGAGGTCTCTGGTGTTTGTTCTGCTCATTGGAGCTGCTT tTGCCTTGGAGGACGACAAGATCGTCGGAGGGTATGAGTGCACACCCTACTCTCAGCCTCATCAGGTGTCTCTGAACTCTGGCTACCACTTCTGCGGTGGCTCCCTGGTCAACGAGAACTGGATTGTGTCTGCTGCTCACTGCTACAAGTC CCGTGTTGAAGTGCGTCTGGGAGAGCACCACATCGGCATCACTGAGGGAACTGAGCAGTTCATCAGCTCCGCTGCTGTCATCCGTCACCCCGGTTACAATAGCTACACCATCGACAATGACATCATGCTGATCAAGCTCAGCAGGCCCGCCACCCTCAACCAGTACGTGCAGCCTGTGTCTCTGCCCAGTGGCTGTGCTCCTGCTGGTACCATGTGCAAAGTCTCTGGCTGGGGCAACACCATGAGCTCCA CTGCTGACAGGAACAAGCTGCAGTGTCTGGACATCCCCATCCTGTCTGACAGGGATTGTGATAACTCCTACCCTGGAATGATCACCGACGCCATGTTCTGTGCCGGATACCTGGAGGGAGGCAAGGACTCCTGCCAG GGTGATTCTGGTGGCCCTGTTGTGTGCAACGGTCAGCTGCAGGGAGTTGTTTCCTGGGGCTATGGATGTGCTGAGAGAGACCACCCTGGTGTCTACGCCAAG GTCTGCCTTTTCAGTGATTGGCTGCAGAGCACCATGTCCAGCTATTAA
- the mrpl17 gene encoding 39S ribosomal protein L17, mitochondrial — MRLTLQMLISHGRVARRIGLGPESRINMLRNILTGLVRHERIETTKVRADEVRFYAEKLIDYAKKGDTDEKAMKMASFWLTEKDLVPKLFKVLAPRFENHSTGYTRMARIPNRENLDRAQMAVLEYKGNPFPPLYPVKKENELTLINQLLKGYREERERARALAAET, encoded by the exons ATGCGCCTCACGCTGCAGATGCTAATCTCCCACGGCCGGGTGGCCAGGAGGATCGGCTTGGGCCCGGAGTCCCGAATCAACATGCTCCGGAACATCCTGACTGGACTGGTCCGGCATGAGAGGATAGAAACTACGAAGGTCAGAGCCGATGAAGTCCGCTTCTACGCCGAGAAG CTGATCGACTATGCCAAGAAAGGAGACACAGATGAAAAGGCGATGAAAATGGCCAGTTTTTGGCTCACG GAAAAGGATCTCGTCCCAAAGCTCTTTAAAGTCCTCGCTCCACGTTTTGAAAACCATTCAACTGGCTACACGCGGATGGCCCGGATCCCCAACAGAGAGAACCTGGACAGAGCCCAGATGGCTGTGTTGGAGTACAAAGGCAACCCGTTTCCACCTCTTTATCCTGTGAAGAAGGAGAATGAACTGACTCTCATCAACCAGCTCCTCAAAGGCTacagagaggagagggagagggcAAGAGCGTTGGCTGCTGAAACCTAA